The following are from one region of the Acipenser ruthenus chromosome 19, fAciRut3.2 maternal haplotype, whole genome shotgun sequence genome:
- the LOC117424576 gene encoding exocyst complex component 7 isoform X4 — protein sequence MIPTQDASARKKEIDEKLKQEQDTLSFILENLEKSDQLTKGMVSILSSFESRLMQLENSIIPVHKQTENLQRLQDNVDKTLSCMDHVISYYHVAKDTDKIIKEGPSGRLDEYLACIAKIQKAVEYFQDNNPDSPELNTVKVRFEKGKELLEAEFHSLLTRYSKPVPPILILDLIGADDELDTQEEVTLDHLPETVLQDIICISGWLVEYGRNQDFMNVYFQIRSSQLDRSVKSLKEHFRKSSSSSGVLYSPAMQNKRKDTPTKKPPKRPGTIRKAQNLLKQYSQHGLDGKKGGSNLTPMEGHDHDLRVKHLSDALNERHGAAAGKDDVLDIEIDSYIHCISAFVKLAQSEYQLLTDIIPEHHQKKTFDSLIQEALDNLMLEGDNIVSAARRAIMRHDYSAVLTIFPILKHLKQTKPEFDQVLQGTAASTKNKLPSLITSMETIGAKALEEFADSIKNDPDKEYNMPKDGTVHELTSNAILFLQQLLDFQETAGAMLASQVLGDTYNIPLDPRETSSSASSYSSEFSRRLLSTYICKVLGNLQLNLLSKSKVYEDTALSAIFLHNNYNYTLKSLEKSELIQLVSVTQRKAETQYRELIEQQIQSYQRSWLKVTEYITDRNMPAFQPGAKLKDKERQMIKDKFKGFNDGLEELCKIQKVWAIPDKDQRDAIRQAQKRMITQAYRAFLQSAQV from the exons ATGATTCCTACGCAAGATGCATCAGCGAGGAAAAAGGAAATCGACGAGAAACTCAAACAG GAACAGGACACTCTCTCTTTTATTCTAGAGAACTTGGAGAAAAGCGACCAGTTAACAAAGGGCATG GTTTCCATCCTCTCCTCCTTTGAAAGCAGATTAATGCAGCTGGAGAACTCTATCATCCCGGTCCACAAGCAGACAGAGAACCTGCAGCGGCTGCAGGACAATGTGGACAAGACCCTGTCCTGCATGGACCACGTCATCAGCTACTACCACGTGGCCAAGGACACTGATAAAATCATCAAGGAGGG TCCCTCAGGGCGGCTAGATGAATACTTGGCTTGTATTGCTAAAATCCAGAAGGCAGTGGAGTACTTCCAGGACAACAACCCTGACAGTCCAGAGCTCAACACAGTG AAAGTCCGGTTTGAGAAGGGCAAGGAGCTGCTGGAGGCGGAGTTCCATAGCCTGCTGACCCGCTACAGCAAGCCGGTGCCGCCCATTCTGATCCTGGACCTGATTGGGGCGGACGACGAGCTGGACACCCAGGAGGAGGTCACCCTGGATCACCTTCCAGAGACGGTCCTGCAGGACATCATCTGCATCTCGGGCTGGCTGGTGGAGTACGGCCGCAACCAGG ATTTCATGAACGTGTACTTCCAGATCCGCTCCAGTCAGTTGGACCGCTCAGTGAAGAGCCTCAAGGAGCATTTCCGCAAGAGCAGCTCTTCCTCGGGGGTGCTGTACTCCCCGGCCATGCAGAACAAGCGTAAAGACACGCCCACCAAGAAACCACCCAAGAGACCAG GCACAATCCGTAAGGCTCAGAACCTCCTGAAACAGTACTCTCAGCATGGGCTGGATGGGAAAAAGGGGGGCTCTAACCTCACGCCTATGGAAG GTCACGATCACGACCTGAGGGTTAAACACCTCTCCGACGCCCTGAATGAGAGGCACGGGGCTGCTGCGG GTAAGGATGACGTGCTGGATATCGAGATTGACTCCTACATCCACTGTATCAGTGCCTTTGTGAAGCTGGCGCAGAGTGAGTACCAGCTGCTCACTGACATCATCCCCGAGCACCACCAGAAGAAGACCTTCGACTCGCTCATCCAG GAGGCCCTGGACAATCTGATGCTGGAAGGAGACAACATTGTGTCGGCAGCCCGTCGAGCCATCATGCGGCATGACTACTCTGCTGTGCTCACCATATTCCCCATCCTCAAGCACCTGAAGCAGACCAAGCCTGAGTTCGACCAGGTCCTGCAG ggCACAGCTGCCAGCACAAAGAACAAGCTGCCCTCCCTGATAACATCCATGGAAACCATAGGAGCCAAAGCACTGGAGGAATTTGCTGACAGCATCAAG AATGATCCAGACAAAGAGTACAACATGCCCAAGGATGGGACAGTTCATGAACTGACTAGCAAT GCTATCCTGTTCCTCCAGCAGTTGTTGGATTTCCAGGAGACGGCTGGGGCAATGCTGGCATCACAAG TTCTTGGGGACACTTACAATATTCCCTTAGACCCCCGAG AAACAAGTTCATCAGCAAGCAGCTACAGCTCTGAGTTCAGTAGGAGGCTCCTCAGTACATACATCT GCAAAGTCCTGGGCAACTTGCAGCTGAACCTGTTGAGCAAATCCAAAGTGTATGAAGACACCGCACTGAGTGCCATCTTCCTGCACAACAACTACAACTACACCCTCAAGTCTCTAGAGAA GTCTGAACTGATCCAGCTGGTGTCTGTGACCCAAAGGAAGGCAGAGACCCAGTACAGGGAGCTGATTGAGCAGCAGATCCAATCCTATCAGCGCAG CTGGCTAAAGGTGACAGAATATATTACAGATCGAAACATGCCTGCCTTCCAACCTGGGGCCAAG TTAAAAGATAAGGAACGACAGATGATTAAAGACAAATTTAAG GGTTTTAACGATGGTTTGGAGGAGCTGTGTAAAATCCAGAAGGTGTGGGCCATCCCTGATAAAGACCAGAGAGATGCCATCCGCCAGGCGCAGAAGAGGATGATAACGCAGGCGTACAGGGCCTTTCTGCAGAG TGCTCAAGTCTGA
- the LOC117424576 gene encoding exocyst complex component 7 isoform X8 has product MIPTQDASARKKEIDEKLKQEQDTLSFILENLEKSDQLTKGMVSILSSFESRLMQLENSIIPVHKQTENLQRLQDNVDKTLSCMDHVISYYHVAKDTDKIIKEGPSGRLDEYLACIAKIQKAVEYFQDNNPDSPELNTVKVRFEKGKELLEAEFHSLLTRYSKPVPPILILDLIGADDELDTQEEVTLDHLPETVLQDIICISGWLVEYGRNQDFMNVYFQIRSSQLDRSVKSLKEHFRKSSSSSGVLYSPAMQNKRKDTPTKKPPKRPVFIPGKDDVLDIEIDSYIHCISAFVKLAQSEYQLLTDIIPEHHQKKTFDSLIQEALDNLMLEGDNIVSAARRAIMRHDYSAVLTIFPILKHLKQTKPEFDQVLQGTAASTKNKLPSLITSMETIGAKALEEFADSIKNDPDKEYNMPKDGTVHELTSNAILFLQQLLDFQETAGAMLASQVLGDTYNIPLDPRETSSSASSYSSEFSRRLLSTYICKVLGNLQLNLLSKSKVYEDTALSAIFLHNNYNYTLKSLEKSELIQLVSVTQRKAETQYRELIEQQIQSYQRSWLKVTEYITDRNMPAFQPGAKLKDKERQMIKDKFKGFNDGLEELCKIQKVWAIPDKDQRDAIRQAQKRMITQAYRAFLQRYTNISFTKNPEKYHKYRPEQVEEMIERLFDTSA; this is encoded by the exons ATGATTCCTACGCAAGATGCATCAGCGAGGAAAAAGGAAATCGACGAGAAACTCAAACAG GAACAGGACACTCTCTCTTTTATTCTAGAGAACTTGGAGAAAAGCGACCAGTTAACAAAGGGCATG GTTTCCATCCTCTCCTCCTTTGAAAGCAGATTAATGCAGCTGGAGAACTCTATCATCCCGGTCCACAAGCAGACAGAGAACCTGCAGCGGCTGCAGGACAATGTGGACAAGACCCTGTCCTGCATGGACCACGTCATCAGCTACTACCACGTGGCCAAGGACACTGATAAAATCATCAAGGAGGG TCCCTCAGGGCGGCTAGATGAATACTTGGCTTGTATTGCTAAAATCCAGAAGGCAGTGGAGTACTTCCAGGACAACAACCCTGACAGTCCAGAGCTCAACACAGTG AAAGTCCGGTTTGAGAAGGGCAAGGAGCTGCTGGAGGCGGAGTTCCATAGCCTGCTGACCCGCTACAGCAAGCCGGTGCCGCCCATTCTGATCCTGGACCTGATTGGGGCGGACGACGAGCTGGACACCCAGGAGGAGGTCACCCTGGATCACCTTCCAGAGACGGTCCTGCAGGACATCATCTGCATCTCGGGCTGGCTGGTGGAGTACGGCCGCAACCAGG ATTTCATGAACGTGTACTTCCAGATCCGCTCCAGTCAGTTGGACCGCTCAGTGAAGAGCCTCAAGGAGCATTTCCGCAAGAGCAGCTCTTCCTCGGGGGTGCTGTACTCCCCGGCCATGCAGAACAAGCGTAAAGACACGCCCACCAAGAAACCACCCAAGAGACCAG TCTTCATCCCAG GTAAGGATGACGTGCTGGATATCGAGATTGACTCCTACATCCACTGTATCAGTGCCTTTGTGAAGCTGGCGCAGAGTGAGTACCAGCTGCTCACTGACATCATCCCCGAGCACCACCAGAAGAAGACCTTCGACTCGCTCATCCAG GAGGCCCTGGACAATCTGATGCTGGAAGGAGACAACATTGTGTCGGCAGCCCGTCGAGCCATCATGCGGCATGACTACTCTGCTGTGCTCACCATATTCCCCATCCTCAAGCACCTGAAGCAGACCAAGCCTGAGTTCGACCAGGTCCTGCAG ggCACAGCTGCCAGCACAAAGAACAAGCTGCCCTCCCTGATAACATCCATGGAAACCATAGGAGCCAAAGCACTGGAGGAATTTGCTGACAGCATCAAG AATGATCCAGACAAAGAGTACAACATGCCCAAGGATGGGACAGTTCATGAACTGACTAGCAAT GCTATCCTGTTCCTCCAGCAGTTGTTGGATTTCCAGGAGACGGCTGGGGCAATGCTGGCATCACAAG TTCTTGGGGACACTTACAATATTCCCTTAGACCCCCGAG AAACAAGTTCATCAGCAAGCAGCTACAGCTCTGAGTTCAGTAGGAGGCTCCTCAGTACATACATCT GCAAAGTCCTGGGCAACTTGCAGCTGAACCTGTTGAGCAAATCCAAAGTGTATGAAGACACCGCACTGAGTGCCATCTTCCTGCACAACAACTACAACTACACCCTCAAGTCTCTAGAGAA GTCTGAACTGATCCAGCTGGTGTCTGTGACCCAAAGGAAGGCAGAGACCCAGTACAGGGAGCTGATTGAGCAGCAGATCCAATCCTATCAGCGCAG CTGGCTAAAGGTGACAGAATATATTACAGATCGAAACATGCCTGCCTTCCAACCTGGGGCCAAG TTAAAAGATAAGGAACGACAGATGATTAAAGACAAATTTAAG GGTTTTAACGATGGTTTGGAGGAGCTGTGTAAAATCCAGAAGGTGTGGGCCATCCCTGATAAAGACCAGAGAGATGCCATCCGCCAGGCGCAGAAGAGGATGATAACGCAGGCGTACAGGGCCTTTCTGCAGAG ATATACCAACATCTCATTTACTAAGAACCCAGAAAAGTATCACAAATACAGACCAGAGCAAGTGGAAGAAATGATTGAGAGACTGTTTGATACATCAGCATAA
- the LOC117424576 gene encoding exocyst complex component 7 isoform X9, whose translation MIPTQDASARKKEIDEKLKQEQDTLSFILENLEKSDQLTKGMVSILSSFESRLMQLENSIIPVHKQTENLQRLQDNVDKTLSCMDHVISYYHVAKDTDKIIKEGPSGRLDEYLACIAKIQKAVEYFQDNNPDSPELNTVKVRFEKGKELLEAEFHSLLTRYSKPVPPILILDLIGADDELDTQEEVTLDHLPETVLQDIICISGWLVEYGRNQDFMNVYFQIRSSQLDRSVKSLKEHFRKSSSSSGVLYSPAMQNKRKDTPTKKPPKRPGKDDVLDIEIDSYIHCISAFVKLAQSEYQLLTDIIPEHHQKKTFDSLIQEALDNLMLEGDNIVSAARRAIMRHDYSAVLTIFPILKHLKQTKPEFDQVLQGTAASTKNKLPSLITSMETIGAKALEEFADSIKNDPDKEYNMPKDGTVHELTSNAILFLQQLLDFQETAGAMLASQVLGDTYNIPLDPRETSSSASSYSSEFSRRLLSTYICKVLGNLQLNLLSKSKVYEDTALSAIFLHNNYNYTLKSLEKSELIQLVSVTQRKAETQYRELIEQQIQSYQRSWLKVTEYITDRNMPAFQPGAKLKDKERQMIKDKFKGFNDGLEELCKIQKVWAIPDKDQRDAIRQAQKRMITQAYRAFLQRYTNISFTKNPEKYHKYRPEQVEEMIERLFDTSA comes from the exons ATGATTCCTACGCAAGATGCATCAGCGAGGAAAAAGGAAATCGACGAGAAACTCAAACAG GAACAGGACACTCTCTCTTTTATTCTAGAGAACTTGGAGAAAAGCGACCAGTTAACAAAGGGCATG GTTTCCATCCTCTCCTCCTTTGAAAGCAGATTAATGCAGCTGGAGAACTCTATCATCCCGGTCCACAAGCAGACAGAGAACCTGCAGCGGCTGCAGGACAATGTGGACAAGACCCTGTCCTGCATGGACCACGTCATCAGCTACTACCACGTGGCCAAGGACACTGATAAAATCATCAAGGAGGG TCCCTCAGGGCGGCTAGATGAATACTTGGCTTGTATTGCTAAAATCCAGAAGGCAGTGGAGTACTTCCAGGACAACAACCCTGACAGTCCAGAGCTCAACACAGTG AAAGTCCGGTTTGAGAAGGGCAAGGAGCTGCTGGAGGCGGAGTTCCATAGCCTGCTGACCCGCTACAGCAAGCCGGTGCCGCCCATTCTGATCCTGGACCTGATTGGGGCGGACGACGAGCTGGACACCCAGGAGGAGGTCACCCTGGATCACCTTCCAGAGACGGTCCTGCAGGACATCATCTGCATCTCGGGCTGGCTGGTGGAGTACGGCCGCAACCAGG ATTTCATGAACGTGTACTTCCAGATCCGCTCCAGTCAGTTGGACCGCTCAGTGAAGAGCCTCAAGGAGCATTTCCGCAAGAGCAGCTCTTCCTCGGGGGTGCTGTACTCCCCGGCCATGCAGAACAAGCGTAAAGACACGCCCACCAAGAAACCACCCAAGAGACCAG GTAAGGATGACGTGCTGGATATCGAGATTGACTCCTACATCCACTGTATCAGTGCCTTTGTGAAGCTGGCGCAGAGTGAGTACCAGCTGCTCACTGACATCATCCCCGAGCACCACCAGAAGAAGACCTTCGACTCGCTCATCCAG GAGGCCCTGGACAATCTGATGCTGGAAGGAGACAACATTGTGTCGGCAGCCCGTCGAGCCATCATGCGGCATGACTACTCTGCTGTGCTCACCATATTCCCCATCCTCAAGCACCTGAAGCAGACCAAGCCTGAGTTCGACCAGGTCCTGCAG ggCACAGCTGCCAGCACAAAGAACAAGCTGCCCTCCCTGATAACATCCATGGAAACCATAGGAGCCAAAGCACTGGAGGAATTTGCTGACAGCATCAAG AATGATCCAGACAAAGAGTACAACATGCCCAAGGATGGGACAGTTCATGAACTGACTAGCAAT GCTATCCTGTTCCTCCAGCAGTTGTTGGATTTCCAGGAGACGGCTGGGGCAATGCTGGCATCACAAG TTCTTGGGGACACTTACAATATTCCCTTAGACCCCCGAG AAACAAGTTCATCAGCAAGCAGCTACAGCTCTGAGTTCAGTAGGAGGCTCCTCAGTACATACATCT GCAAAGTCCTGGGCAACTTGCAGCTGAACCTGTTGAGCAAATCCAAAGTGTATGAAGACACCGCACTGAGTGCCATCTTCCTGCACAACAACTACAACTACACCCTCAAGTCTCTAGAGAA GTCTGAACTGATCCAGCTGGTGTCTGTGACCCAAAGGAAGGCAGAGACCCAGTACAGGGAGCTGATTGAGCAGCAGATCCAATCCTATCAGCGCAG CTGGCTAAAGGTGACAGAATATATTACAGATCGAAACATGCCTGCCTTCCAACCTGGGGCCAAG TTAAAAGATAAGGAACGACAGATGATTAAAGACAAATTTAAG GGTTTTAACGATGGTTTGGAGGAGCTGTGTAAAATCCAGAAGGTGTGGGCCATCCCTGATAAAGACCAGAGAGATGCCATCCGCCAGGCGCAGAAGAGGATGATAACGCAGGCGTACAGGGCCTTTCTGCAGAG ATATACCAACATCTCATTTACTAAGAACCCAGAAAAGTATCACAAATACAGACCAGAGCAAGTGGAAGAAATGATTGAGAGACTGTTTGATACATCAGCATAA
- the LOC117424576 gene encoding exocyst complex component 7 isoform X10, with translation MIPTQDASARKKEIDEKLKQEQDTLSFILENLEKSDQLTKGMVSILSSFESRLMQLENSIIPVHKQTENLQRLQDNVDKTLSCMDHVISYYHVAKDTDKIIKEGPSGRLDEYLACIAKIQKAVEYFQDNNPDSPELNTVKVRFEKGKELLEAEFHSLLTRYSKPVPPILILDLIGADDELDTQEEVTLDHLPETVLQDIICISGWLVEYGRNQDFMNVYFQIRSSQLDRSVKSLKEHFRKSSSSSGVLYSPAMQNKRKDTPTKKPPKRPGKDDVLDIEIDSYIHCISAFVKLAQSEYQLLTDIIPEHHQKKTFDSLIQEALDNLMLEGDNIVSAARRAIMRHDYSAVLTIFPILKHLKQTKPEFDQVLQGTAASTKNKLPSLITSMETIGAKALEEFADSIKNDPDKEYNMPKDGTVHELTSNAILFLQQLLDFQETAGAMLASQETSSSASSYSSEFSRRLLSTYICKVLGNLQLNLLSKSKVYEDTALSAIFLHNNYNYTLKSLEKSELIQLVSVTQRKAETQYRELIEQQIQSYQRSWLKVTEYITDRNMPAFQPGAKLKDKERQMIKDKFKGFNDGLEELCKIQKVWAIPDKDQRDAIRQAQKRMITQAYRAFLQRYTNISFTKNPEKYHKYRPEQVEEMIERLFDTSA, from the exons ATGATTCCTACGCAAGATGCATCAGCGAGGAAAAAGGAAATCGACGAGAAACTCAAACAG GAACAGGACACTCTCTCTTTTATTCTAGAGAACTTGGAGAAAAGCGACCAGTTAACAAAGGGCATG GTTTCCATCCTCTCCTCCTTTGAAAGCAGATTAATGCAGCTGGAGAACTCTATCATCCCGGTCCACAAGCAGACAGAGAACCTGCAGCGGCTGCAGGACAATGTGGACAAGACCCTGTCCTGCATGGACCACGTCATCAGCTACTACCACGTGGCCAAGGACACTGATAAAATCATCAAGGAGGG TCCCTCAGGGCGGCTAGATGAATACTTGGCTTGTATTGCTAAAATCCAGAAGGCAGTGGAGTACTTCCAGGACAACAACCCTGACAGTCCAGAGCTCAACACAGTG AAAGTCCGGTTTGAGAAGGGCAAGGAGCTGCTGGAGGCGGAGTTCCATAGCCTGCTGACCCGCTACAGCAAGCCGGTGCCGCCCATTCTGATCCTGGACCTGATTGGGGCGGACGACGAGCTGGACACCCAGGAGGAGGTCACCCTGGATCACCTTCCAGAGACGGTCCTGCAGGACATCATCTGCATCTCGGGCTGGCTGGTGGAGTACGGCCGCAACCAGG ATTTCATGAACGTGTACTTCCAGATCCGCTCCAGTCAGTTGGACCGCTCAGTGAAGAGCCTCAAGGAGCATTTCCGCAAGAGCAGCTCTTCCTCGGGGGTGCTGTACTCCCCGGCCATGCAGAACAAGCGTAAAGACACGCCCACCAAGAAACCACCCAAGAGACCAG GTAAGGATGACGTGCTGGATATCGAGATTGACTCCTACATCCACTGTATCAGTGCCTTTGTGAAGCTGGCGCAGAGTGAGTACCAGCTGCTCACTGACATCATCCCCGAGCACCACCAGAAGAAGACCTTCGACTCGCTCATCCAG GAGGCCCTGGACAATCTGATGCTGGAAGGAGACAACATTGTGTCGGCAGCCCGTCGAGCCATCATGCGGCATGACTACTCTGCTGTGCTCACCATATTCCCCATCCTCAAGCACCTGAAGCAGACCAAGCCTGAGTTCGACCAGGTCCTGCAG ggCACAGCTGCCAGCACAAAGAACAAGCTGCCCTCCCTGATAACATCCATGGAAACCATAGGAGCCAAAGCACTGGAGGAATTTGCTGACAGCATCAAG AATGATCCAGACAAAGAGTACAACATGCCCAAGGATGGGACAGTTCATGAACTGACTAGCAAT GCTATCCTGTTCCTCCAGCAGTTGTTGGATTTCCAGGAGACGGCTGGGGCAATGCTGGCATCACAAG AAACAAGTTCATCAGCAAGCAGCTACAGCTCTGAGTTCAGTAGGAGGCTCCTCAGTACATACATCT GCAAAGTCCTGGGCAACTTGCAGCTGAACCTGTTGAGCAAATCCAAAGTGTATGAAGACACCGCACTGAGTGCCATCTTCCTGCACAACAACTACAACTACACCCTCAAGTCTCTAGAGAA GTCTGAACTGATCCAGCTGGTGTCTGTGACCCAAAGGAAGGCAGAGACCCAGTACAGGGAGCTGATTGAGCAGCAGATCCAATCCTATCAGCGCAG CTGGCTAAAGGTGACAGAATATATTACAGATCGAAACATGCCTGCCTTCCAACCTGGGGCCAAG TTAAAAGATAAGGAACGACAGATGATTAAAGACAAATTTAAG GGTTTTAACGATGGTTTGGAGGAGCTGTGTAAAATCCAGAAGGTGTGGGCCATCCCTGATAAAGACCAGAGAGATGCCATCCGCCAGGCGCAGAAGAGGATGATAACGCAGGCGTACAGGGCCTTTCTGCAGAG ATATACCAACATCTCATTTACTAAGAACCCAGAAAAGTATCACAAATACAGACCAGAGCAAGTGGAAGAAATGATTGAGAGACTGTTTGATACATCAGCATAA
- the LOC117424576 gene encoding exocyst complex component 7 isoform X7 has product MIPTQDASARKKEIDEKLKQEQDTLSFILENLEKSDQLTKGMVSILSSFESRLMQLENSIIPVHKQTENLQRLQDNVDKTLSCMDHVISYYHVAKDTDKIIKEGPSGRLDEYLACIAKIQKAVEYFQDNNPDSPELNTVKVRFEKGKELLEAEFHSLLTRYSKPVPPILILDLIGADDELDTQEEVTLDHLPETVLQDIICISGWLVEYGRNQDFMNVYFQIRSSQLDRSVKSLKEHFRKSSSSSGVLYSPAMQNKRKDTPTKKPPKRPGHDHDLRVKHLSDALNERHGAAAGKDDVLDIEIDSYIHCISAFVKLAQSEYQLLTDIIPEHHQKKTFDSLIQEALDNLMLEGDNIVSAARRAIMRHDYSAVLTIFPILKHLKQTKPEFDQVLQGTAASTKNKLPSLITSMETIGAKALEEFADSIKNDPDKEYNMPKDGTVHELTSNAILFLQQLLDFQETAGAMLASQETSSSASSYSSEFSRRLLSTYICKVLGNLQLNLLSKSKVYEDTALSAIFLHNNYNYTLKSLEKSELIQLVSVTQRKAETQYRELIEQQIQSYQRSWLKVTEYITDRNMPAFQPGAKLKDKERQMIKDKFKGFNDGLEELCKIQKVWAIPDKDQRDAIRQAQKRMITQAYRAFLQRYTNISFTKNPEKYHKYRPEQVEEMIERLFDTSA; this is encoded by the exons ATGATTCCTACGCAAGATGCATCAGCGAGGAAAAAGGAAATCGACGAGAAACTCAAACAG GAACAGGACACTCTCTCTTTTATTCTAGAGAACTTGGAGAAAAGCGACCAGTTAACAAAGGGCATG GTTTCCATCCTCTCCTCCTTTGAAAGCAGATTAATGCAGCTGGAGAACTCTATCATCCCGGTCCACAAGCAGACAGAGAACCTGCAGCGGCTGCAGGACAATGTGGACAAGACCCTGTCCTGCATGGACCACGTCATCAGCTACTACCACGTGGCCAAGGACACTGATAAAATCATCAAGGAGGG TCCCTCAGGGCGGCTAGATGAATACTTGGCTTGTATTGCTAAAATCCAGAAGGCAGTGGAGTACTTCCAGGACAACAACCCTGACAGTCCAGAGCTCAACACAGTG AAAGTCCGGTTTGAGAAGGGCAAGGAGCTGCTGGAGGCGGAGTTCCATAGCCTGCTGACCCGCTACAGCAAGCCGGTGCCGCCCATTCTGATCCTGGACCTGATTGGGGCGGACGACGAGCTGGACACCCAGGAGGAGGTCACCCTGGATCACCTTCCAGAGACGGTCCTGCAGGACATCATCTGCATCTCGGGCTGGCTGGTGGAGTACGGCCGCAACCAGG ATTTCATGAACGTGTACTTCCAGATCCGCTCCAGTCAGTTGGACCGCTCAGTGAAGAGCCTCAAGGAGCATTTCCGCAAGAGCAGCTCTTCCTCGGGGGTGCTGTACTCCCCGGCCATGCAGAACAAGCGTAAAGACACGCCCACCAAGAAACCACCCAAGAGACCAG GTCACGATCACGACCTGAGGGTTAAACACCTCTCCGACGCCCTGAATGAGAGGCACGGGGCTGCTGCGG GTAAGGATGACGTGCTGGATATCGAGATTGACTCCTACATCCACTGTATCAGTGCCTTTGTGAAGCTGGCGCAGAGTGAGTACCAGCTGCTCACTGACATCATCCCCGAGCACCACCAGAAGAAGACCTTCGACTCGCTCATCCAG GAGGCCCTGGACAATCTGATGCTGGAAGGAGACAACATTGTGTCGGCAGCCCGTCGAGCCATCATGCGGCATGACTACTCTGCTGTGCTCACCATATTCCCCATCCTCAAGCACCTGAAGCAGACCAAGCCTGAGTTCGACCAGGTCCTGCAG ggCACAGCTGCCAGCACAAAGAACAAGCTGCCCTCCCTGATAACATCCATGGAAACCATAGGAGCCAAAGCACTGGAGGAATTTGCTGACAGCATCAAG AATGATCCAGACAAAGAGTACAACATGCCCAAGGATGGGACAGTTCATGAACTGACTAGCAAT GCTATCCTGTTCCTCCAGCAGTTGTTGGATTTCCAGGAGACGGCTGGGGCAATGCTGGCATCACAAG AAACAAGTTCATCAGCAAGCAGCTACAGCTCTGAGTTCAGTAGGAGGCTCCTCAGTACATACATCT GCAAAGTCCTGGGCAACTTGCAGCTGAACCTGTTGAGCAAATCCAAAGTGTATGAAGACACCGCACTGAGTGCCATCTTCCTGCACAACAACTACAACTACACCCTCAAGTCTCTAGAGAA GTCTGAACTGATCCAGCTGGTGTCTGTGACCCAAAGGAAGGCAGAGACCCAGTACAGGGAGCTGATTGAGCAGCAGATCCAATCCTATCAGCGCAG CTGGCTAAAGGTGACAGAATATATTACAGATCGAAACATGCCTGCCTTCCAACCTGGGGCCAAG TTAAAAGATAAGGAACGACAGATGATTAAAGACAAATTTAAG GGTTTTAACGATGGTTTGGAGGAGCTGTGTAAAATCCAGAAGGTGTGGGCCATCCCTGATAAAGACCAGAGAGATGCCATCCGCCAGGCGCAGAAGAGGATGATAACGCAGGCGTACAGGGCCTTTCTGCAGAG ATATACCAACATCTCATTTACTAAGAACCCAGAAAAGTATCACAAATACAGACCAGAGCAAGTGGAAGAAATGATTGAGAGACTGTTTGATACATCAGCATAA